One Tachysurus fulvidraco isolate hzauxx_2018 chromosome 2, HZAU_PFXX_2.0, whole genome shotgun sequence DNA segment encodes these proteins:
- the rpf1 gene encoding ribosome production factor 1, translating into MDFVEVPVSEDLPRTKSKAKKQKKQKESREKSADNVTESESTDPSGCSLPPAFSLKEIKNKQRRHLMFMKLKQEKRKQKLQLRKKRKKEREALGDKAPPKEVPKTIENQRIYDETTVDPEDEEVAFDEGTDEFSAYFNKLINPKVLITTSDRPRGRTVRFCEQLATTIPNAHVYYRRGLALKRIIPQCVSRDFTYLMVINEDRKVPNGMVLCHLPDGPTAHFKVSSVRLRKEMKRRGKDPTEHHPEVILNNFTTRLGHSIGRLFAALFPQDPQFVGRQVATFHNQRDFIFFRFHRYIFKNEKKVGIQELGPRFTLKLRSLQKGTFDSKFGEYEWVHKRHEMDTSRRKFHL; encoded by the exons ATGGATTTCGTTGAGGTTCCAGTGTCTGAAGATTTACCCCGCACTAAAAGTAAagctaaaaaacaaaagaagcaaAAGGAAAGTCGTGAGAAATCGGCTGATAATGTCACCGAGTCTGAATCTACAGATCCTTCAGGCTGCTCGCTGCCTCCTGCTTTCAGCttgaaggaaataaaaaataaacagcggAGACACCTCATGTTTATGAAGCTCaagcaagagaaaagaaag CAAAAATTGCAgttgagaaagaaaagaaaaaaggagagagaagcTCTTGGCGATAAG GCACCGCCGAAAGAAGTCCCAAAGACTATTGAAAATCAGAGAATATACGATGAGACAACAGTAGACCCAGAGGATGAGGAG GTGGCTTTTGATGAGGGGACAGATGAGTTCTCAGCATACTTTAACAAACTGATAAACCCCAAAGTTCTCATCACCACCTCAGACAGACCAAGAGGG AGAACTGTACGGTTTTGTGAGCAGCTAGCGACAACCATACCAAATGCACATGTATACTACAGAAGAGGTCTTGCTCTGAAGAGGATCATTCCTCAGTGCGTATCGCGAGACTTCACCTACCTCATGGTCATCAATGAGGATCGAAAAGTGCCAA ATGGTATGGTTCTGTGTCACCTTCCTGATGGACCAACTGCACATTTTAAAGTCAGCAGTGTTCGACTCCGAAAAGAGATGAAG agaagaggaaaggaccCAACAGAACACCACCCAGAGGTCATTCTGAATAACTTCACCACTAGACTGGGCCATAGCATTGGCCGTTTGTTTGCTGCGTTATTTCCTCAGGATCCGCAATTTGTTGGTCGACAGGTTGCAACTTTTCACAACCAGCGAGACTTCATCTTCTTCAGGTTTCACAG GTACATCTTCAAAAATGAGAAGAAAGTGGGTATTCAGGAGCTCGGACCCCGGTTCACTCTTAAGCTGCGCTCTCTGCAGAAAGGGACATTTGACTCCAAGTTTGGGGAGTATGAATGGGTTCACAAG CGCCATGAAATGGACACCAGCAGAAGAAAATTCCATCTCTGA
- the spata1 gene encoding spermatogenesis-associated protein 1, which translates to MNCYVRETTATSECVELHVFFVPDEQWNSRLNKVSVEAIDSFISAGFIRVYPDISLKAIRRELRSLLGPEKIMDRYCFLKCVGRSLAMVKAKQEKDLKAKSFAPPYSPYPELYLLPVEENVNSLCSRSLSSDTVIYNTDSQTCYPPRPIFAPGQTKEPTKFPLIKQKPQQYFLAQSLENESSSSSLEEREEDSLGCEDSVWTEAHKMCGNVQEEVVAKEHKMTCINQTSKNTQKNEIKPCYKGNVTRDPGVQVMLEVPDAGLIHSQGRFRKAKLSPTLKPSRKKPGAELVRVSRADTLVTVLCDSDPNALSQPVHVQKINPEPSTNRDELLKEIRLVKEERKKLERTRQELLRKGKELLALNRHYRNQARDKWKRRYFDTKKATAPLEETLKNLRQELESFYNKLFQQLQARDGRNKQRRAGNLSSAKNDLIIQIMTESYEIDNLKKNIDDAKIKLDTEIKMRNQAASELQALKAELLQKKSQCSFTGPTTDSADLG; encoded by the exons atgaaCTGTTACGTGCGTGAGACAACCGCAACCTCAGAG TGCGTGGAGCTCCATGTGTTTTTTGTCCCAGACGAGCAATGGAACTCGAGGTTGAATAAAGTGTCAGTCGAAGCCATAGACAGCTTCATATCGGCAGGATTCATCAG AGTGTATCCAGACATAAGCCTTAAAGCCATTAGACGAGAACTTCGGTCTTTGCTTGGACCTGAAAAGATCATGGACAGATATTGCTTCTTAAAATGTGTTGGTAGGAGCTTAGCAATG GTCAAAGCCAAACAAGAGAAAGACTTGAAAGCAAAATCCTTTGCTCCACCTTAT TCCCCTTACCCAGAGCTCTACCTGCTGCCAGTTGAAGAAAATGTTAATAGCCTTTGCTCCAGGTCTCTAAGCTCAGACACTGTTATTTACAACACTGATTCTCAGACCTGTTACCCTCCTAGACCCATTTTTGCACCTGGCCAGACAAAAGAACCTACTAAATTCCCACTAATCAAACAAAAGCCCCAGCAGTATTTCCTAGCACAAAGTCTAGAAAATGAGAGTAGCTCCAGTTCcttggaggagagagaggaagactcTTTAGGATGTGAAGACTCTGTGTGGACTGAAGCTCACAAAATGTGTGGGAATGTCCAAGAGGAGGTTGTGGCAAAGGAGCATA AAATGACCTGCATCAATCAAACATCAAAGAATACACAGAAAAATGAGATAAAGCCTTGCTACAAAGGAAATGTTACCAGAGATCCTGGAGTACAAGTTATGCTGGAAGTTCCAGATGCTGGGCTAATTCACTCTCAAGGAAG ATTTAGGAAAGCTAAACTGTCTCCGACACTGAAGCCATCCAGAAAGAAACCAGGTGCTGAG CTGGTCCGTGTGAGTAGAGCTGACACCTTAGTTACTGTTTTGTGTGATTCAGATCCTAATGCCCTTTCTCAGCCTGTGCATGTGCAAAAGATCAATCCAGAGCCTTCAACTAACA GGGACGAGCTGCTGAAGGAAATTAGGCTGGtcaaagaagagagaaaaaaactagAAAGAACAAGACAAGAACTTCTGAGAAAGGGAAAAGAACTGCTAGCTTTGAATAGACACTACAGGAACCAAG CACGAGACAAGTGGAAGAGAAGGTATTTTGACACCAAAAAGGCCACAGCACCactggaagaaaccttgaaaaaCCTTCGGCAGGAACTTGAGTCATTTTACAACAAACTGTTCCAGCAACTGCAAGCCAGAGATGGACGAAACAAACAAAGACGAGCAGGGAACCTCTCAAGCGCAAAG AATGACCTGATAATTCAGATAATGACTGAAAGCTATGAAATAGACAACCTGAAGAAAAACATTGATGATGCCAAAATAAAACTTGATACAGAAATTAAG ATGAGG
- the dnase2b gene encoding deoxyribonuclease-2-beta isoform X1: protein MLLFWSFCLIFFQVFFFLGSLCEGEISCLNEDGQPVDWFIIYKLPRYKKDSVGSGVDYMYLDPSLPNWHMSKHAVNTTEGALGRTLNQLYQRYKSTSLVYVLYNDAPPVLAYENNSGHSKGALLVDQFQGFWLTHSIPHFPPFPEIGFGYPSTGKLFGQSVQCTTYSFKQFRKISQQLAYINPYTYNCSIPSAYYTEMPEIARICAGKTVTVVPRRRLETLMSVKGETFLSFAKSHRYVDDIYAGWIAQTLDTNFLVESWQRKPHQLPSNCSLPYHVMNVELVCLSKLVTFKSYDDHSKWCVSWGYQAQWTCLGDLNRENTQAWRGGGLICTQNPAVYKAFRSSVLWYKNC from the exons ATGCTATTATTTTGgtctttttgtttgattttcttCCAGGTATTCTTCTTCTTAGGTTCACTGTGTGAGGGTGAAATCTCCTGCTTAAATGAAGATGGGCAGCCTGTTGACTG GTTCATTATATACAAATTACCAAGATATAAAAAGGATAGTGTGGGAAGTGGAGTTGACTACATGTATTTGGATCCCTCATTGCCTAACTGGCACATGAGTAAACATGCTGTGAATACCACTGAAGGGGCATTAGGCAGGACATTGAACCAGCTGTACCAAAGATATAAG TCAACCAGCTTGGTATACGTGCTCTACAATGATGCTCCTCCAGTGCTAGCGTATGAGAATAATTCTGGACACTCAAAAG GGGCTCTGCTTGTTGACCAGTTTCAAGGATTCTGGTTAACCCACAGCATTCCTCACTTTCCGCCTTTCCCCGAAATTGGTTTTGGCTACCCATCCACTGGAAAACTCTTTGGTcagagtgttcagtgtacaaCATACAGTTTCAAACAGTTCCGAAAAATAT caCAGCAACTAGCATATATTAATCCATACACATACAACTGCTCAATACCATCAGCCTATTACACAGAGATGCCAGAAATAGCACGTATCTGTGCTGGCAAAACTGTGACTGTGGTTCCCAGGAGAAGGCTTGAAACGCTGATGTCAGTCAAAGGAGAGACGTTCCTCAGTTTTGCCAAATCACACCGTTATGTTGATG ACATTTATGCTGGCTGGATAGCACAGACACTGGATACAAACTTTCTAGTGGAATCATGGCAGCGGAAACCCCACCAGCTTCCCTCCAACTGCTCGCTGCCTTACCATGTGATGAATGTCGagttggtctgtctgtctaagcTGGTGACTTTCAAATCCTATGATGACCACTCCAAGTGGTGTGTCTCTTGGGGATATCAAGCCCAGTGGACTTGTCTAGGGGACCTGAACAGAGAGAATACACAGGCATGGAGAGGAGGTGGCCTCATCTGTACCCAAAATCCAGCTGTGTACAAAGCTTTCCGTTCATCTGTTCTCTGGTATAAAAATTGTTAG
- the dnase2b gene encoding deoxyribonuclease-2-beta isoform X2: MPEIARICAGKTVTVVPRRRLETLMSVKGETFLSFAKSHRYVDDIYAGWIAQTLDTNFLVESWQRKPHQLPSNCSLPYHVMNVELVCLSKLVTFKSYDDHSKWCVSWGYQAQWTCLGDLNRENTQAWRGGGLICTQNPAVYKAFRSSVLWYKNC; the protein is encoded by the exons ATGCCAGAAATAGCACGTATCTGTGCTGGCAAAACTGTGACTGTGGTTCCCAGGAGAAGGCTTGAAACGCTGATGTCAGTCAAAGGAGAGACGTTCCTCAGTTTTGCCAAATCACACCGTTATGTTGATG ACATTTATGCTGGCTGGATAGCACAGACACTGGATACAAACTTTCTAGTGGAATCATGGCAGCGGAAACCCCACCAGCTTCCCTCCAACTGCTCGCTGCCTTACCATGTGATGAATGTCGagttggtctgtctgtctaagcTGGTGACTTTCAAATCCTATGATGACCACTCCAAGTGGTGTGTCTCTTGGGGATATCAAGCCCAGTGGACTTGTCTAGGGGACCTGAACAGAGAGAATACACAGGCATGGAGAGGAGGTGGCCTCATCTGTACCCAAAATCCAGCTGTGTACAAAGCTTTCCGTTCATCTGTTCTCTGGTATAAAAATTGTTAG